A window of the Streptomyces formicae genome harbors these coding sequences:
- the leuC gene encoding 3-isopropylmalate dehydratase large subunit → MGRTLAEKVWDDHVVRRAEGEPDLLFIDLHLLHEVTSPQAFDGLRRNGRRVRRLDLTIATEDHNTPTLDIDKPIADPVSRTQLETLRKNCAEFGVRLHPLGDVEQGVVHVVGPQLGLTQPGTTVVCGDSHTSTHGAFGALAFGIGTSQVEHVLATQTLPLARPKTMAITVEGELPDGVTAKDLILAIIAKIGTGGGQGYILEYRGSAIEKLSMEARMTICNMSIEAGARAGMIAPDRTTFDYLQGRDHAPEGEDWDAAVAYWKTLRTDDDAVFDAEVFIDAAELSPFVTWGTNPGQGAPLTANVPDPASYEDASERLAAEKALEYMGLTAGQALRDIKVDTVFVGSCTNGRIEDLRSAASILDGRKVADGVRMLVVPGSVRVALQAVEEGLDKVFKGAGAEWRHAGCSMCLGMNPDQLAPGERSASTSNRNFEGRQGKGGRTHLVSPQVAAATAVLGHLASPADLSDQSAARTPAGV, encoded by the coding sequence ATGGGTAGGACACTCGCGGAGAAGGTCTGGGACGACCACGTCGTCCGGCGCGCCGAGGGCGAGCCCGACCTCCTCTTCATCGATCTGCACCTCCTGCACGAGGTGACCAGCCCCCAGGCGTTCGACGGCCTCCGCCGGAACGGCCGCCGGGTGCGGCGGCTCGACCTCACCATCGCCACCGAGGACCACAACACCCCCACCCTCGACATCGACAAGCCCATCGCCGACCCGGTCTCCCGTACGCAGTTGGAGACCCTGCGCAAGAACTGCGCCGAGTTCGGCGTCCGGCTGCACCCGCTGGGCGATGTCGAGCAGGGCGTCGTCCACGTCGTGGGACCGCAGCTGGGTCTGACCCAGCCCGGCACCACCGTGGTCTGCGGCGACTCCCACACCTCCACGCACGGCGCCTTCGGCGCGCTGGCGTTCGGCATCGGCACCTCCCAGGTGGAGCACGTACTGGCCACCCAGACGCTGCCGCTGGCCCGCCCCAAGACCATGGCGATCACCGTCGAGGGCGAGCTGCCCGACGGCGTCACCGCCAAGGACCTGATCCTGGCGATCATCGCGAAGATCGGTACGGGCGGCGGCCAGGGCTACATCCTGGAGTACCGCGGCTCCGCCATCGAGAAGCTCTCGATGGAGGCCCGCATGACCATCTGCAACATGTCGATCGAGGCCGGCGCCCGCGCGGGCATGATCGCCCCCGACCGGACCACGTTCGACTACCTCCAGGGCCGCGACCACGCCCCCGAGGGCGAGGACTGGGACGCGGCGGTCGCGTACTGGAAGACGCTGCGCACCGACGACGACGCCGTCTTCGACGCCGAGGTCTTCATCGACGCCGCCGAACTCTCCCCGTTCGTCACCTGGGGCACCAACCCCGGCCAGGGCGCGCCGCTCACCGCGAACGTCCCCGACCCGGCTTCGTACGAGGACGCTTCGGAGCGGCTCGCGGCCGAAAAGGCCCTGGAATACATGGGGTTGACCGCCGGGCAGGCGCTGCGCGACATCAAGGTCGACACCGTCTTCGTAGGCTCCTGCACCAACGGCCGTATCGAGGACCTGCGCTCCGCGGCCTCGATCCTGGACGGCCGCAAAGTCGCCGACGGCGTACGGATGCTGGTCGTCCCCGGCTCGGTGCGGGTCGCGCTGCAGGCCGTCGAGGAGGGCCTGGACAAGGTCTTCAAGGGCGCCGGCGCCGAATGGCGGCACGCGGGCTGCTCGATGTGTCTGGGCATGAACCCCGACCAGCTGGCCCCCGGAGAGCGCTCCGCCTCCACCTCCAACCGCAACTTCGAGGGCCGGCAGGGCAAGGGCGGGCGTACCCACCTGGTCTCCCCGCAGGTCGCCGCCGCCACCGCGGTGCTGGGCCACCTGGCCTCGCCCGCCGATCTGTCCGACCAGTCCGCCGCCCGTACGCCCGCCGGAGTCTGA
- the leuD gene encoding 3-isopropylmalate dehydratase small subunit — protein MEAFTTHTGRAVPLRRSNVDTDQIIPAHWLKKVTRDGFEDGLFEAWRKSDDFVLNQPERQGATVLVAGPDFGTGSSREHAVWALQNYGFKAVISARFADIFRGNSLKNGLLTVVLPQETVDRLWELTEADPTADITVDLETRQVRAAGITADFELDENARWRLLNGLDDISLTLQNEADIAAYEASRPTFKPRTIEV, from the coding sequence ATGGAAGCCTTCACCACGCACACCGGCCGCGCCGTCCCGCTGCGCCGCTCCAACGTCGACACGGACCAGATCATCCCGGCCCACTGGCTGAAGAAGGTCACCCGCGACGGGTTCGAGGACGGACTGTTCGAGGCCTGGCGCAAGAGCGACGACTTCGTCCTCAACCAGCCCGAGCGGCAGGGCGCGACGGTCCTGGTCGCAGGCCCCGACTTCGGCACCGGCTCCTCCCGTGAGCACGCCGTCTGGGCGCTGCAGAACTACGGCTTCAAGGCCGTGATCTCCGCCCGCTTCGCCGACATCTTCCGTGGCAACTCGCTGAAGAACGGGCTGCTGACCGTGGTGCTGCCGCAGGAGACGGTCGACCGGCTCTGGGAGCTCACCGAGGCCGACCCGACGGCCGACATCACCGTCGACTTGGAGACGCGCCAGGTCCGCGCGGCAGGCATCACCGCCGATTTCGAGCTTGACGAGAACGCTCGATGGAGGCTGTTGAACGGACTCGACGACATCAGCCTCACCCTTCAGAACGAAGCGGACATCGCCGCGTACGAGGCGTCCAGGCCGACCTTCAAACCCCGCACAATTGAGGTCTGA
- a CDS encoding HU family DNA-binding protein, with product MNKAQLVEAIADKMGGRQQAAEAVDAVLDAIVRAVVTGDRVSVTGFGSFEKVDRPARYARNPQTGERVRVKKTSVPRFRAGQGFKDLVSGSKKLPKGGEVAVKKAPKGSLQAAAKKAAAKKAVAKKAVAKKAPAKKVTAKKATAKKAPAKKVTAAAKKSTPTKKAAATAKKTAAKKAPAKKAVAKKAPAKKATARKTSAKKATARAK from the coding sequence GTGAACAAGGCGCAGCTCGTAGAAGCGATTGCCGACAAGATGGGCGGCCGTCAGCAGGCCGCCGAGGCTGTCGACGCGGTACTCGACGCGATCGTCCGCGCGGTTGTCACCGGCGACCGGGTTTCGGTCACCGGCTTCGGCTCGTTCGAGAAGGTCGACCGCCCGGCCCGCTACGCCCGCAACCCGCAGACGGGTGAGCGCGTGCGGGTCAAGAAGACCTCGGTGCCGCGCTTCCGCGCGGGCCAGGGCTTCAAGGACCTGGTCAGCGGCTCGAAGAAGCTCCCCAAGGGCGGCGAAGTCGCTGTCAAGAAGGCCCCGAAGGGCAGCCTCCAGGCCGCGGCCAAGAAGGCCGCCGCCAAGAAGGCGGTGGCAAAGAAGGCCGTGGCGAAGAAGGCGCCTGCGAAGAAGGTCACCGCGAAGAAGGCCACGGCGAAGAAGGCGCCCGCGAAGAAGGTCACCGCGGCGGCGAAGAAGTCGACCCCCACCAAGAAGGCCGCAGCGACGGCCAAGAAGACCGCGGCGAAGAAGGCCCCCGCGAAGAAGGCGGTCGCCAAGAAGGCGCCCGCGAAGAAGGCCACGGCGCGCAAGACCAGCGCCAAGAAGGCCACCGCCCGCGCGAAGTAA